In the Paenibacillus sp. FSL H7-0357 genome, one interval contains:
- a CDS encoding polymorphic toxin-type HINT domain-containing protein, which translates to MKNRKKMNSFLNVALSFTILVGGFPVTNERIAAAESNPSPSSEYVKAETKVESPAPSPAPLNTISEQQIEPTFNPGNIQMKSAFAENKKLIDEVVSVTGDVYDPNMLTIQMLKEKTYETRMKLVPGKTKGNLEKPLAHSAEPRSLDLTQTEIEPLVLAGASKVDVYWVNYLSLLQEKRTPLELWKWKLNEGRSWEDIQQELEKEAGIFSKPTVQENVYATEMLNHFSFNGKQTVSSSVYGQEEGTGKGYRSELALSMSTFDAAVSGVINKLALAQINQTYKPQFNDRNSSSEMVDPVSGSVTRKENLIHLPGVDGLDLDIGLMYNSNQSIPFLISTWWDPNFQSWEYSYNYRLPVLGSGWSYQFPYLQRAGDTGFIYHDGTGNAYRVRDDNSNDELSLYTNLLNYKGKDKRLVYENWNNGAFSNGQQRSSSYIEYLDLKREYFSNDGELIGIVDRFGNTITFKYDGSRRLFSITDTVGRVVKFNYEEDLDSEVFDGENVDIRVYSEENATQEVQKVVLTKGRVLGEIQRNIGIPPLQKYIPYLASITDQNGEKTYFEYQNGFSSYVGSYDGFLFNSFLKKITYPNSVTEYEYEQADRHTGPNSTVVEYRAKSRKDKTASKTYQEINYTYTGDYTGNTPDQYPAVLPADFRFSTTSTVVSTTASNGLQTTHTFDKDGRVLRTETREAGGERKITDNTAFHGVFTRYPTRTTLSEYAPQDTEATANHLYTETVYNSWGQVESQTKPLTGDQFNNPAIKQHYTTTYQYEPKYHLLETQSWYNNENDAAPQNERYTYTAEGRPVTVTNALGDRTVYSYSYFNSTGGISQATAEKTAQGQLVAKSVTQYGPEGRRAYPTEQQQWFNIGKSNQQIVKTTMSYEMGYGLLKSQSDGNGKTTMYEYDAAGRLKKETYPNRTNANGEVYSEVVEYNYYNTSSAQFDAVNTGMPVLKVDSIRTVTQLSNNSVVKTYANVLYNGMGLALLEEHFDDNAGKWVFTQYHYDDMGRPIYQKDALSNEITVGYDAWGQQKSLTDSYRNVFVTNYNLKQRKAVSYLTAAGTSETMNYIEESYDAWGRVISKRTFRDWPNQSQPITERFSYDIIGNLTGYTDPMNHLNEAGVTTLYSYNALNQLTGVKDALNQTTRYSYDGNGQISKVTVQGKGESEQTLNTKSYNEIGLMTTKQDAAAQSESVSYNNLGQQTGKTDRMGSVFSYNYDERGQLKSSSVSGVINNTSTMQKIDVIYGDGSPKYRTINSYVNGTVRATQKRYLDSMNQVRNDYSVGYSSTGAGGHASYILNELDVLGRMTQINDYNLGFYVNYQFDSQRLINVQTNGSASLSKAASDNVQYSYYANGRVKTITYPPLTDGSILKTEYTYNKALGWVESMKNTKGSSVLSGYNYSYDNNGNITAVTEVLNNGAAKTTSYGYDALNRLLSIKRPNGQSTQYTYDVRGNRLTSSESVSTSLDLSDTSYTYDLQNTLTGLTKNGNTTIFTYYADGLRYLKSTGTTHTQVNYDFSGQVIAEEKLSGNTVIQKSSFVRGDRVLVKKDKTAGKDYYYLYNGHGDVVQIVNTSGTPVNTYSYDEWGNITSQTEGIQNSFKYAGEIYDEETGLYYLRARYYDPSIGRFLNEDTVEGQIDNPLSQNLYTYVSNNPLIYIDPTGHDAQMGPGWSGFAGNAYLTDDPWNWSGPVADIADFLILSNIKTLQDSDSSMIAKSLALADLVPVGKIIKGSKIMLQLLNKEGKLIKKEFELTGDALNASKKLSCNCFTAGTKVQTDEGEKNIEDIEVGDKVLSKDENTDEVAYKEVTATFNHETDEIYKIHVGGQTIESTYNHPFYVKDKGWTFVKDLKVGELLLQSDGNTLKIDSIELEHKHVTVYNMTVDEFHTYFVSGLGIWVHNTGPCPLFDKVNYGNQQLGWKYGEHIKDYPGLSHQQYKGLAETIYRNADRVVHDAKNGEYYYIKGKDLLRVKENGDFVSLYPGADSTIVKTAISNGG; encoded by the coding sequence TTGAAGAATAGAAAAAAGATGAATTCATTTCTCAACGTTGCTTTATCCTTTACTATATTAGTAGGCGGTTTTCCAGTTACAAATGAACGTATAGCCGCTGCTGAGAGCAATCCGAGCCCTTCCTCTGAATATGTGAAGGCCGAGACTAAGGTGGAAAGTCCTGCTCCTTCTCCAGCCCCATTGAATACCATATCCGAACAGCAAATTGAGCCTACATTTAATCCCGGAAATATCCAGATGAAATCAGCCTTTGCTGAAAATAAAAAGCTTATAGACGAGGTTGTATCCGTAACTGGAGACGTTTACGATCCGAACATGTTAACCATTCAAATGTTAAAAGAGAAAACCTATGAAACGCGTATGAAATTAGTTCCTGGGAAAACAAAGGGAAATTTAGAGAAGCCTCTTGCCCATTCGGCTGAACCCAGGTCCCTGGATTTAACCCAAACAGAAATTGAACCGCTTGTTTTGGCTGGAGCCTCCAAGGTTGATGTATATTGGGTGAATTATCTGAGCTTGCTACAGGAGAAGCGAACCCCGCTGGAACTTTGGAAATGGAAACTGAATGAGGGAAGATCCTGGGAAGATATCCAGCAGGAGCTTGAAAAAGAAGCAGGAATATTCAGTAAGCCTACTGTACAGGAAAATGTGTATGCAACTGAAATGTTGAACCATTTTTCGTTTAACGGAAAGCAAACAGTTTCCTCCTCAGTATATGGACAAGAAGAGGGTACCGGGAAAGGGTATCGATCAGAATTAGCTCTCTCCATGAGTACCTTCGATGCAGCCGTATCCGGTGTAATCAACAAGTTAGCCCTTGCTCAAATCAATCAAACCTATAAACCGCAGTTTAATGACCGCAACAGTTCCAGTGAAATGGTCGATCCAGTGTCAGGGAGTGTGACCCGAAAAGAAAACCTGATTCACTTGCCTGGTGTGGATGGACTGGACTTAGATATTGGCCTTATGTATAACTCTAACCAAAGTATTCCCTTTCTTATTAGTACATGGTGGGATCCCAACTTCCAGAGTTGGGAATATAGCTACAATTATCGTCTTCCGGTCTTAGGCAGTGGGTGGTCGTATCAATTCCCATACTTACAAAGAGCTGGTGATACGGGGTTCATCTACCACGATGGAACAGGCAATGCGTATAGAGTTCGTGATGACAATAGTAATGATGAACTCTCACTTTATACAAATTTACTCAATTATAAAGGCAAAGACAAGCGACTGGTATATGAAAACTGGAACAATGGCGCATTCAGTAATGGGCAACAAAGATCAAGTTCCTACATTGAATACTTAGATCTTAAACGAGAATACTTTTCCAATGATGGGGAGTTAATTGGAATCGTAGATCGCTTCGGAAATACGATTACATTTAAATACGACGGATCAAGAAGATTGTTCTCGATAACGGATACCGTTGGCCGTGTGGTGAAATTTAATTACGAGGAAGACCTGGATTCCGAGGTGTTTGATGGGGAAAACGTAGATATTCGGGTCTATAGCGAAGAGAACGCAACGCAAGAAGTTCAGAAGGTGGTATTGACGAAAGGGAGAGTATTGGGGGAAATCCAAAGAAATATAGGCATACCCCCACTTCAAAAGTATATTCCGTACCTTGCGTCAATTACCGATCAAAACGGAGAGAAAACCTATTTCGAGTATCAAAATGGCTTTTCTTCTTATGTTGGTTCTTACGACGGATTTCTTTTTAATTCGTTCCTGAAAAAAATTACGTATCCCAATTCTGTTACAGAATATGAATATGAACAAGCCGATCGTCATACCGGCCCGAATTCCACCGTCGTAGAGTATCGGGCGAAATCTAGAAAGGACAAGACGGCATCCAAGACGTATCAGGAAATAAACTATACTTATACAGGTGATTATACGGGGAATACCCCGGATCAATATCCCGCTGTTTTGCCTGCGGATTTTCGGTTTAGTACGACGTCAACTGTGGTTAGCACGACTGCCAGTAATGGGCTCCAAACCACTCATACATTTGATAAAGATGGCAGAGTGCTTCGGACGGAAACCCGGGAGGCTGGAGGCGAGCGGAAGATCACTGACAATACGGCGTTTCATGGAGTCTTTACCCGGTATCCCACAAGGACTACCCTCTCGGAGTATGCTCCCCAAGACACTGAAGCAACCGCAAATCATTTATACACCGAAACCGTGTATAACAGCTGGGGGCAGGTTGAGAGTCAAACGAAGCCGTTGACCGGAGATCAGTTTAATAATCCGGCAATCAAACAGCATTATACAACCACCTACCAGTATGAACCTAAGTATCATTTGCTGGAAACGCAGTCCTGGTATAACAATGAAAATGATGCAGCACCGCAAAATGAACGTTATACCTATACTGCTGAAGGGCGGCCGGTAACGGTAACCAATGCGTTAGGAGACAGGACGGTATACAGTTATAGTTATTTTAATAGTACGGGAGGGATCTCCCAGGCAACGGCGGAGAAGACTGCCCAAGGCCAACTGGTGGCCAAAAGCGTGACCCAGTACGGGCCCGAAGGCCGCCGTGCTTACCCTACCGAACAACAGCAGTGGTTCAACATTGGTAAATCCAATCAGCAGATTGTGAAAACCACGATGAGCTATGAGATGGGTTACGGGTTGCTGAAAAGTCAGAGCGACGGAAATGGCAAGACCACAATGTATGAATATGATGCTGCAGGGCGTCTGAAAAAAGAGACCTATCCAAATCGCACCAACGCCAACGGGGAAGTGTACAGCGAGGTCGTAGAGTACAACTACTACAACACAAGTTCCGCACAGTTTGATGCTGTCAATACGGGAATGCCGGTCTTAAAAGTGGACTCTATCCGAACTGTCACTCAGTTATCGAATAACAGCGTGGTTAAAACCTATGCCAATGTACTTTATAACGGAATGGGTTTGGCCCTTTTAGAGGAACACTTTGATGATAACGCTGGAAAGTGGGTGTTCACCCAGTATCACTATGACGATATGGGCAGACCCATCTATCAAAAAGATGCGCTTTCCAATGAAATAACGGTGGGTTATGATGCTTGGGGCCAGCAAAAAAGTTTAACGGATTCCTATCGTAATGTCTTTGTGACAAATTATAATTTGAAGCAGCGGAAAGCGGTAAGCTACCTGACTGCGGCGGGCACCTCCGAAACGATGAATTACATCGAGGAGTCGTATGATGCGTGGGGCCGGGTGATTTCGAAGCGGACGTTTAGAGATTGGCCGAATCAGTCGCAGCCCATCACTGAACGCTTCAGTTACGATATTATCGGCAATCTTACGGGATATACCGACCCGATGAACCATCTCAATGAGGCTGGCGTGACAACCCTTTACAGTTACAACGCATTAAATCAGTTAACTGGTGTTAAGGATGCGCTGAATCAGACCACACGGTACAGCTATGACGGAAATGGACAAATATCTAAGGTGACCGTTCAGGGCAAGGGTGAGTCGGAACAAACCTTAAACACGAAGAGTTACAACGAAATCGGACTGATGACGACGAAGCAGGACGCCGCCGCCCAAAGCGAAAGTGTGTCCTATAATAATCTGGGTCAACAGACCGGTAAAACGGACCGTATGGGCAGTGTGTTCAGTTACAACTACGACGAGAGAGGTCAATTAAAGAGCAGTTCCGTTAGTGGAGTAATCAATAATACGTCCACGATGCAAAAAATCGATGTTATCTATGGAGATGGATCGCCAAAGTACCGCACGATCAATAGTTATGTTAATGGAACCGTAAGGGCAACGCAGAAACGTTACCTGGATAGCATGAACCAAGTACGCAACGACTACTCCGTTGGATATTCTTCTACGGGTGCGGGTGGCCACGCGTCGTACATCTTAAACGAGTTGGATGTACTGGGCCGAATGACACAAATAAATGATTACAATCTTGGGTTTTATGTAAACTACCAGTTTGACAGTCAGCGGCTGATCAACGTCCAAACCAATGGCAGCGCGTCCCTAAGCAAAGCTGCATCCGACAATGTACAGTATAGCTACTATGCAAATGGCCGAGTCAAGACAATTACGTACCCGCCGTTGACGGATGGAAGTATCTTAAAAACAGAGTACACGTACAACAAAGCACTCGGTTGGGTAGAGAGCATGAAGAATACAAAGGGTAGCTCCGTGCTTTCGGGATACAACTACAGCTATGATAATAATGGGAATATTACAGCGGTAACTGAAGTCCTCAATAATGGAGCAGCAAAAACGACAAGCTACGGATACGATGCTTTAAATCGTCTACTGTCAATCAAACGGCCGAATGGTCAAAGTACGCAGTACACGTATGATGTGCGTGGCAATCGTCTAACCTCAAGCGAGAGCGTCAGCACCAGTCTGGATCTGAGCGATACAAGCTACACCTATGATTTGCAAAATACCTTGACCGGATTAACCAAAAATGGGAATACGACCATCTTCACCTACTATGCGGACGGCCTTCGGTATTTGAAGAGCACTGGAACGACCCATACTCAGGTTAACTATGATTTTAGTGGCCAAGTTATCGCAGAGGAGAAATTAAGCGGCAACACTGTAATACAAAAATCCTCCTTTGTCCGTGGAGACCGGGTATTGGTGAAAAAGGACAAGACAGCAGGGAAGGATTACTACTATTTGTACAACGGTCATGGCGATGTGGTGCAAATCGTCAATACCAGCGGAACACCAGTTAACACCTACAGCTATGACGAATGGGGGAATATCACCAGCCAGACGGAAGGGATACAAAACTCCTTTAAATATGCTGGTGAGATTTACGACGAAGAAACGGGACTTTACTATCTGCGTGCACGGTATTATGATCCGAGTATCGGGCGGTTTTTAAATGAGGATACGGTTGAAGGGCAGATTGATAATCCGCTGAGTCAGAATCTTTATACGTATGTGAGTAATAATCCGTTGATTTATATTGATCCGACGGGACATGATGCACAAATGGGACCCGGGTGGAGCGGCTTTGCTGGAAATGCATATCTAACCGACGATCCGTGGAACTGGAGTGGACCCGTAGCAGACATTGCCGATTTTTTGATTTTGAGTAATATCAAGACTCTCCAAGATTCCGATTCATCAATGATTGCTAAAAGTTTAGCCTTGGCAGATTTAGTTCCGGTAGGAAAAATCATAAAAGGCAGCAAAATAATGTTACAATTACTTAACAAAGAGGGTAAATTAATAAAAAAAGAGTTCGAGCTAACTGGAGATGCATTGAATGCTTCCAAGAAGTTGAGTTGTAATTGCTTCACCGCTGGAACGAAGGTTCAAACAGACGAAGGAGAGAAGAATATCGAAGACATTGAAGTCGGAGATAAGGTTCTTTCCAAGGATGAGAATACTGACGAAGTAGCCTATAAAGAGGTTACAGCGACATTCAACCATGAAACGGATGAGATTTACAAAATCCATGTGGGTGGTCAGACGATTGAATCGACCTATAATCATCCGTTCTATGTGAAGGACAAAGGATGGACGTTCGTCAAGGACCTCAAAGTCGGTGAGTTGCTTCTTCAGAGCGATGGGAATACACTCAAGATAGACAGCATTGAACTGGAACATAAGCACGTCACGGTTTACAACATGACGGTTGATGAGTTCCATACGTACTTTGTTAGTGGTCTTGGAATTTGGGTGCATAATACAGGACCTTGTCCACTTTTTGATAAGGTTAATTATGGAAACCAACAACTTGGTTGGAAGTATGGCGAGCACATTAAAGATTATCCTGGCCTAAGTCATCAACAATACAAGGGGCTAGCTGAAACTATTTACAGGAATGCTGATCGAGTTGTTCATGATGCCAAAAATGGAGAATATTATTATATTAAGGGAAAAGATTTGCTGAGAGTAAAGGAAAACGGAGATTTTGTTAGTTTGTACCCAGGGGCGGACTCTACAATAGTTAAAACAGCAATATCTAATGGGGGATGA
- a CDS encoding DUF7674 family protein has translation MNKKTEEFLRKMLDFLPSTDDAYRKSIAFQGEVLETVIIEDIFMPEIIKLLSGERNLNLLESIFNYFEEVSNCEDTQLKNVFSVTVLEILGNDRSILGTAQKYMGTKTIQLQIEADRALGRI, from the coding sequence ATGAATAAAAAAACGGAAGAATTCTTGAGAAAAATGTTAGACTTCTTACCGTCAACTGATGATGCGTATAGAAAATCAATCGCGTTTCAAGGTGAGGTGCTAGAAACTGTCATAATTGAGGACATCTTCATGCCTGAAATAATTAAACTATTAAGTGGGGAAAGAAACCTCAATCTATTAGAAAGTATTTTTAATTATTTTGAAGAAGTATCTAATTGCGAAGATACTCAATTAAAAAACGTTTTTTCAGTTACGGTGTTGGAAATACTCGGAAATGACAGATCGATTCTAGGGACTGCACAGAAATACATGGGAACTAAAACGATACAACTTCAAATAGAAGCTGATAGAGCATTAGGTAGAATCTAG
- a CDS encoding DUF5071 domain-containing protein, which produces MDIKRLIPKDKMDIDSINKLKTLDINLIRSIIPELLEWTEDANWPTTKEIGKLLLPLGNELIPHLRKIFASDDDCWKYSILVKLVKNLPESVLSEMEADLKRLALNPTEREKQELVNEEAAEILSLLQ; this is translated from the coding sequence ATGGATATCAAAAGATTAATCCCGAAAGATAAAATGGATATCGATTCAATTAATAAATTGAAAACATTGGATATCAATTTAATTAGATCTATTATACCTGAATTATTAGAGTGGACTGAAGATGCAAATTGGCCTACTACAAAAGAAATTGGGAAGTTGCTGCTACCCTTAGGCAATGAATTAATTCCTCATCTAAGGAAAATTTTCGCTTCTGATGATGACTGTTGGAAATATTCAATACTAGTGAAGTTGGTTAAAAATTTACCGGAATCTGTATTGTCGGAAATGGAGGCTGACCTTAAAAGGTTAGCTTTAAACCCTACTGAACGTGAAAAACAAGAATTAGTCAACGAAGAGGCAGCCGAGATTTTATCGCTTTTGCAATGA
- a CDS encoding helix-turn-helix domain-containing protein, whose translation MEYKSVAEAIGVSKQTFQDWIKERRKIPEPRLEQLSELFGIDDKTLFQKELLPSEKSEILMVYLTRTDEMKKMMLQH comes from the coding sequence ATGGAGTACAAATCGGTAGCAGAAGCAATCGGAGTTTCTAAACAAACATTTCAAGACTGGATCAAAGAAAGACGTAAGATACCTGAGCCACGTCTGGAGCAATTGTCCGAGTTATTTGGGATCGACGATAAAACTTTGTTCCAGAAGGAGTTGCTTCCATCTGAAAAGTCGGAAATCTTGATGGTTTACTTAACTAGAACAGATGAAATGAAGAAAATGATGTTACAACATTGA
- a CDS encoding RHS repeat-associated core domain-containing protein yields the protein MERLRVTLITIPVTMEDYDPSIGRFINEDTIEGQIDNPLSQNLYTFVENNHITHIDPTGQYTESHVDAMRSIARKYGEKSQVY from the coding sequence GTGGAACGGTTAAGAGTTACACTTATTACAATTCCCGTAACGATGGAGGATTATGATCCGAGTATCGGGCGGTTTATAAATGAGGATACGATTGAAGGGCAGATTGATAATCCGCTGAGTCAGAATCTTTATACGTTTGTGGAAAATAATCATATAACTCATATTGACCCTACAGGACAATATACTGAAAGTCATGTTGATGCAATGCGTTCGATTGCTAGGAAGTATGGAGAAAAATCTCAGGTTTATTGA
- a CDS encoding RHS repeat-associated core domain-containing protein → MSGGVGTLLSPLVAGERIVQTEGIQNSFKYAGEIYDAEMEKGLYYLRARYYDPSIGRFLNEDTYEGQIDNPLSLNLYTYTHNNPLLYIDPTGNCIWDACVAESISVVILIGGAVVATIGAGITKGVAMDKAGINIFDTYDQGVTVIQQPGQ, encoded by the coding sequence ATGAGTGGAGGAGTGGGGACACTCTTAAGTCCTCTCGTAGCAGGAGAAAGAATAGTCCAGACGGAAGGAATACAAAACTCCTTTAAATATGCTGGTGAGATTTACGACGCAGAAATGGAAAAGGGACTTTACTATCTGCGTGCACGGTATTATGATCCGAGTATCGGGCGGTTTTTAAATGAGGATACGTATGAAGGGCAGATTGATAATCCGCTGAGTTTGAACTTGTATACTTATACTCATAATAATCCTTTACTTTATATTGATCCCACAGGTAATTGTATCTGGGACGCGTGTGTAGCTGAATCCATTAGTGTAGTAATATTGATCGGTGGAGCTGTAGTTGCAACAATTGGGGCTGGAATTACAAAAGGAGTTGCTATGGATAAAGCAGGTATTAACATTTTTGACACTTATGATCAGGGTGTTACAGTTATTCAGCAGCCTGGCCAGTAG
- a CDS encoding transposase encodes MNTFTGIDNVTASVIVAEVGDITRFTSADKLAKYTRLTPSQMSSGGRGKNRN; translated from the coding sequence CTGAACACATTTACGGGCATTGATAATGTTACCGCTTCGGTAATCGTGGCGGAAGTCGGAGACATTACCCGATTTACCAGTGCTGACAAGCTAGCTAAGTACACAAGGCTTACACCAAGCCAAATGAGTAGCGGCGGCAGGGGGAAAAACCGAAATTAA
- a CDS encoding tetratricopeptide repeat protein has translation MNNYDELFEDAENNYERGGYQTALEFFEKALTIRYSKDCINYIACCYLKLGKLTKAQSILQDLVLNNPNWEKPLINLGRVNLAMGDRDKALEFFESVAKVEPNSVTCTTKEPRNKRMYSEVYQYHLLHPDEPIRLVDNEFMYIIITMRFRD, from the coding sequence ATGAACAATTATGATGAGTTATTTGAGGATGCAGAAAATAATTATGAAAGAGGAGGGTATCAAACTGCCCTGGAGTTTTTTGAGAAGGCTCTAACCATTAGATATTCTAAAGACTGTATAAATTATATAGCATGTTGTTATTTGAAATTAGGCAAACTAACCAAAGCTCAAAGTATATTGCAAGACTTAGTTCTGAATAATCCTAATTGGGAGAAACCGCTGATAAATCTTGGAAGAGTGAATTTGGCGATGGGAGATCGTGATAAAGCATTAGAGTTCTTTGAGAGCGTAGCAAAAGTTGAACCTAATAGTGTGACTTGTACCACAAAAGAACCGCGTAATAAAAGAATGTACTCAGAGGTTTATCAATATCATTTATTACATCCAGATGAACCTATAAGATTAGTTGACAACGAATTCATGTATATAATAATTACGATGCGATTCAGAGATTAG